The Myotis daubentonii chromosome 21, mMyoDau2.1, whole genome shotgun sequence genome window below encodes:
- the LOC132222816 gene encoding tight junction protein ZO-1 isoform X5: protein MSARAAAAKSTAMEETAIWEQHTVTLHRAPGFGFGIAISGGRDNPHFQSGETSIVISDVLKGGPAEGQLQENDRVAMVNGVSMDNVEHAFAVQQLRKSGKNAKITIRRKKKVQIPVSRPDPEPVSENEEDSYDEDVHDHRGGRGGTVSRRSEKSWARDRSASRERSLSPRSDRRSVASSQPARPTKVTLVKSRKNEEYGLRLASHIFVKEISQDSLAARDGNIQEGDVVLKINGTVTENMSLTDAKTLIERSKGKLKMVVQRDERATLLNVPDLSDSIHSANASERDDISEIHSLASDHSGRSHDRAPRHSRSRSPDQRSEPSDHSRHSPQQPSNGSHRSREEERASKPGTVSPPVKHADDRAPKAVEEGPVERNEKAAAALPEPKPVYAQVGQPDVDLPVSPSDGVLPNSTHEDGILRPSMKLVKFRKGDSVGLRLAGGNDVGIFVAGVLEDSPAAKEGLEEGDQILRVNNVDFTNIIREEAVLFLLDLPRGEEVTILAQQKKDVYRRIVESDVGDSFYIRTHFEYEKESPYGLSFNKGEVFRVVDTLYNGKLGSWLAIRIGKNHKEVERGIIPNKNRAEQLASVQYTLPKTAGGDRADFWRFRGLRSSKRNLRKSREDLSAQPVQTKFPAYERVVLREAGFLRPVTIFGPIADVAREKLAREEPDIYQIAKSEPRDAGTDQRSSGIIRLHTIKQIIDQDKHALLDVTPNAVDRLNYAQWYPIVVFLNPDSKQGVKTMRMRLCPESRKSARKLYERSHKLRKNNHHLFTTTINLNSMNDGWYGALKEAIQQQQNQLVWVSEGKADGATSDDLDLHDDRLSYLSAPGSEYSMYSTDSRHTSDYEDTDTEGGAYTDQELDETLNDEVGTPPESAITRSSEPVREDSSGMHHENQTFPPFSPQAQPQPVHRLDSPGLKTASQQVYRKDPYPEDIIRQNHVVKQPAGGHPALRPDRDPKPSYEPHAPYAEKPASRDLEQPAYRYDSSGYADPFSRHMDHRLRYEERIPAYEEHWSYYEQPYQPRPSDSQHPRDLDSRQHPEEPSERGYFPRFEEPAPLPYDSRPRYDQPPRTSTLRHEEPPAPGYEVHGRYRPEAPPPAGPQAPESKQCYEQYPRSYEQVPAQGFTSKAGRYEPLHGAALVPPLVPASQHKPDVPPPSAKPLPAPPAPAEEEDPAMKPQSVLTRVKMFENKRSASLENRKDENHAGFKPPEAASKPPGAPIAGPKATLQSQFSEHDKTLYRVPEPQKPQPKPPEDIVRSNHYDPEEDEEYYRKQLSYFDRRSFENKPSAHIPAGHLPEPAKPAHSQHPPSLSSYSSKGKSIDADAFGDKRYDSVQPTPPPPPLPSQYSQPPQPSSNSSLHAHAKGAHGEGNSVSLDFQNSLVSKPEPPPSQNKPGTFRTMSREDPAPSTFYPQKSFPDKAPVNGTEQPQKTVAPAYNRFTPKPYTSSARPFERKFESPKFSHNLLPSETAHKPDVSSKVPTSPKTLVKAQPPEFDSGVEAFSTHTEKARYHVNNLSTGPRAVPGSPSAVEEDNDEDGHTVVATARGVFSSNGGVLSSIETGVSIIIPQGAIPEGVEQEIYFKVCRDNSILPPLDKEKGETLLSPLVMCGPHGLKFLKPVELRLPHCASMTPDGWSFALKSSDSSSGDPKTWQNKCLPGDPNYLVGANCVSVLIDHF from the exons CCCGGAGCCCGTGTCCGAGAATGAGGAGGACAGTTACGACGAGGATGTGCACGATCACAGAGGTGGCCGCGGGGGCACGGTCAGCAGGCGGAGTGAGAAGAGCTGGGCGAGGGACAGGAGCGCGAGCCGGGAGAGGAGCCTGTCCCCGAGATCTGACAGGCGATCGGTGGCCTCCAGCCAGCCTGCCAGACCCACCAAAGTCACGTTGGTCAAGTCCCGGAAAAATGAAG AATATGGTCTCCGACTGGCCAGCCATATCTTTGTGAAGGAAATTTCACAAGACAGCTTGGCAGCGAGAGATGGCAATATTCAAGAAGGCGATGTTGTCTTGAAG ATAAATGGCACCGTGACGGAAAACATGTCCCTGACGGATGCCAAGACGCTGATAGAGAGGTCTAAGGGCAAGCTGAAGATGGTGGTGCAGAGAGACGAGCGGGCCACGCTGCTGAACGTGCCCGACCTCTCGGACAGCATCCACTCTGCCAACGCCTCGGAGAGGGACG ACATTTCAGAAATTCATTCGCTGGCATCAGATCATTCTGGTCGGTCACATGACAGGGCTCCCCGCCACAGCCGGTCGCGATCTCCTGACCAGCGGTCAGAGCCTTCTGACCATTCCAGACATTCGCCACAGCAGCCCAGCAACGGCAG TCACcggagcagagaggaggagagagcgTCCAAACCCGGGACCGTCTCGCCTCCCGTGAAGCACGCGGACGATCGTGCCCCGAAGGCAGTGGAAGAGGGCCCCGTGGAGAGAAACGAGAAGGCGGCAGCCGCTCTTCCAG AACCGAAGCCTGTGTATGCTCAAGTTGGACAACCAGATGTGGATTTACCTGTCAGCCCGTCCGATGGTGTCCTGCCCAATTCCACGCATGAAGACGGGATCCTTCG GCCCAGCATGAAATTGGTGAAATTCAGAAAAGGAGATAGCGTGGGTTTGCGGCTGGCTGGTGGCAATGATGTCGGAATATTTGTCGCTGGCGTTCTAGAAGATAGTCCTGCAGCCAAAGAAGGCTTGGAAGAGGGCGATCAAATTCTCAGG GTCAACAACGTCGACTTCACCAACATCATCCGCGAGGAAGCCGTGCTCTTCCTGCTGGACCTGCCGCGGGGGGAGGAGGTGACCATCCTGGCGCAGCAGAAGAAGGACG TTTATCGCCGCATCGTAGAATCAGATGTAGGAGATTCTTTCTATATCAGAACCCACTTTGAATACGAGAAGGAATCTCCGTATGGACTTAGTTTCAACAAAGGCGAGGTGTTCCGGGTCGTGGATACCCTGTACAATGGAAAACTGGGCTCCTGGCTCGCTATTCGCATTGGCAAGAATCACAAGGAAGTGGAACGAGGCATCATCCCCAATAAGAACAG GGCTGAGCAGTTAGCCAGCGTGCAGTACACGCTTCCTAAGACGGCGGGCGGGGACCGCGCTGACTTCTGGCGGTTCCGGGGCCTCCGCAGCTCCAAGAGGAATCTCCGCAAGAGCAGGGAGGACTTGTCAGCCCAGCCGGTGCAGACCAAGTTCCCAGCCTACGAGAGAGTGGTCCTCCGGGAAG CCGGGTTCCTGCGGCCGGTCACCATCTTCGGACCAATAGCGGACGTGGCCCGAGAGAAGCTGGCGCGAGAGGAGCCGGACATTTACCAGATTGCAA AAAGCGAACCTCGAGATGCGGGGACGGACCAGCGCAGCTCCGGCATCATCCGCCTGCACACGATCAAGCAGATCATAGACCAG GACAAACATGCTTTATTAGATGTCACACCAAATGCAGTCGATCGCCTGAATTACGCCCAGTGGTACCCAATCGTGGTCTTCCTTAACCCCGATTCTAAGCAAGGCGTGAAAACAATGAGGATGCGGTTATGTCCCGAATCTCGGAAAAGTGCCAGGAAGCTATACGAGCGGTCTCATAAACTGCGTAAAAATAATCACCATCTTTTTACCA ccaCAATTAACTTAAATTCAATGAATGACGGCTGGTATGGTGCGCTGAAGGAAGCCATTCAGCAACAGCAGAACCAGCTGGTTTGGGTCTCAGAGGGAAAG GCGGATGGTGCTACCAGTGATGACCTTGACTTGCATGACGATCGCCTGTCCTACCTGTCAGCCCCAGGTAGTGAATACTCAATGTATAGCACGGACAGTAGACACACTTCTGACTATgaagacacagacacagaagGCGGGGCCTACACTGATCAAGAACTAGATGAGACTCTTAATGATGAGGTGGGGACCCCCCCGGAGTCCGCCATTACCCGGTCCTCTGAGCCCGTAAGAGAGGATTCCTCTGGGATGCATCACGAAAACCAGACATTTCCTCCCTTCTCACCACAAGCGCAGCCACAGCCCGTTCATAGACTAGACTCCCCGGGACTTAAAACAGCCTCTCAACAG GTGTACCGAAAGGACCCCTACCCCGAGGACATCATCCGGCAGAATCACGTGGTGAAGCAGCCGGCCGGGGGGCATCCCGCGCTGAGGCCCGACAGGGACCCCAAGCCGAGCTACGAGCCCCACGCCCCGTACGCGGAGAAGCCAGCCAGCAGGGACCTGGAGCAGCCCGCGTACAGATACGACTCCTCTGGCTACGCAGACCCGTTCTCGCGGCACATGGACCACCGCCTGCGCTATGAGGAGCGCATCCCTGCCTACGAGGAGCACTGGTCCTACTACGAGCAGCCCTACCAGCCCCGGCCCTCTGACAGTCAGCACCCCCGGGACCTGGACTCCAGGCAGCACCCCGAAGAGCCCTCGGAGCGGGGCTACTTCCCGCGGTTCGAGGAGCCAGCCCCTCTGCCCTATGACAGCAGACCCCGCTACGACCAGCCGCCCAGGACCTCCACCCTGCGGCACGAGGAGCCCCCGGCTCCCGGGTATGAGGTGCACGGCAGGTACAGGCCCGAGGCGCCGCCCCCCGCgggcccccaggcccctgagtCCAAGCAGTGTTATGAGCAGTACCCACGGAGCTACGAGCAAGTCCCCGCACAAGGCTTTACCTCGAAGGCAGGCCGCTACGAGCCGCTCCACGGTGCTGCACTGGTCCCTCCTCTCGTACCTGCCTCTCAGCACAAGCCGGACGTGCCGCCGCCCAGCGCCAAGCCCCTGCCCGCACCCCCCGCTCCCGCCGAGGAGGAGGACCCGGCCATGAAGCCGCAGTCCGTGCTCACCCGGGTGAAGATGTTTGAGAACAAGCGGTCTGCGTCCTTGGAGAACAGGAAGGACGAGAACCACGCGGGCTTTAAG CCTCCAGAGGCAGCGTCCAAGCCGCCAGGGGCTCCCATCGCGGGTCCTAAAGCCACTCTTCAGAGTCAGTTCAGTGAACACGACAAGACCCTGTACAG GGTCCCAGAACCGCAAAAGCCTCAGCCGAAGCCCCCAGAAGATATTGTCCGGTCCAACCACTACGACCCCGAGGAAGACGAAGAGTACTACCGGAAGCAGCTCTCCTACTTCGACCGGAGAAGTTTTGAGAACAAGCCCTCCGCACACATTCCCGCAGGCCACCTCCCAGAGCCGGCCAAGCCGGCTCACTCCCAGCATCCGCCCAGCCTTTCTAGTTATTCCTCGAA GGGCAAGTCTATTGACGCTGATGCCTTCGGTGACAAACGCTATGACTCAGTCCAGCccacgccacccccacccccgctgccctCCCAGTactcccagcctccccagcccagctccaACTCCTCGCTCCACGCCCACGCCAAGGGAGCCCACGGGGAAG GTAATTCGGTGTCATTGGATTTTCAGAATTCTTTAGTGTCCAAACCAGAACCACCTCCATCTCAGAACAAGCCAGGCACTTTCAGAACAATGAGCCGAGAGGATCCTGCCCCGTCTACCTTCTACCCCCAGAAAAGTTTCCCAGATAAAGCGCCAGTGAACGGCACTGAACAGCCTCAGAAAACAGTCGCCCCAGCCTACAACCGCTTCACCCCCAAGCCGTACACCAGCTCCGCGCGGCCATTCGAGCGCAAGTTTGAAAGCCCTAAATTCAGCCACAACCTTCTGCCGAGTGAAACGGCGCACAAGCCTGACGTGTCTTCAAAAGTCCCGACTTCTCCCAAGACCCTGGTGAAGGCCCAGCCTCCCGAGTTTGACAGCGGCGTGGAGGCCTTCTCCACCCACACGGAGAAGGCCCGGTACCACGTGAACAACCTCAGCACCGGGCCCAGAGCCGTTCCTGGGAG CCCGTCGGCGGTGGAGGAGGACAATGACGAGGACGGCCACACCGTGGTGGCCACGGCCCGGGGCGTGTTCAGCAGCAACGGCGGGGTGCTGAGCTCCATCGAGACCGGCGTCAGCATCATCATCCCCCAGGGCGCCATCCCGGAGGGCGTGGAGCAGGAGATCTACTTCAAGGTCTGCCGCGACAACAGCATCCTCCCGCCCCTCGACAAGGAGAAAG GTGAGACGCTGCTGAGCCCGCTGGTGATGTGTGGGCCCCACGGCCTCAAGTTCCTGAAGCCCGTGGAGCTGCGCCTGCCACACTGTGCGTCCATGACTCCTGACGGTTGGTCTTTTGCTCTAAAATCATCCGACTCCTCGTCGG GTGATCCTAAAACCTGGCAAAACAAGTGTCTTCCTGGAGATCCGAATTACCTGGTGGGAGCCAACTGCGTCTCTGTCCTGATCGACCACTTCTAA
- the LOC132222816 gene encoding tight junction protein ZO-1 isoform X6 produces the protein MSARAAAAKSTAMEETAIWEQHTVTLHRAPGFGFGIAISGGRDNPHFQSGETSIVISDVLKGGPAEGQLQENDRVAMVNGVSMDNVEHAFAVQQLRKSGKNAKITIRRKKKVQIPVSRPDPEPVSENEEDSYDEDVHDHRGGRGGTVSRRSEKSWARDRSASRERSLSPRSDRRSVASSQPARPTKVTLVKSRKNEEYGLRLASHIFVKEISQDSLAARDGNIQEGDVVLKINGTVTENMSLTDAKTLIERSKGKLKMVVQRDERATLLNVPDLSDSIHSANASERDDISEIHSLASDHSGRSHDRAPRHSRSRSPDQRSEPSDHSRHSPQQPSNGSHRSREEERASKPGTVSPPVKHADDRAPKAVEEGPVERNEKAAAALPEPKPVYAQVGQPDVDLPVSPSDGVLPNSTHEDGILRPSMKLVKFRKGDSVGLRLAGGNDVGIFVAGVLEDSPAAKEGLEEGDQILRVNNVDFTNIIREEAVLFLLDLPRGEEVTILAQQKKDVYRRIVESDVGDSFYIRTHFEYEKESPYGLSFNKGEVFRVVDTLYNGKLGSWLAIRIGKNHKEVERGIIPNKNRAEQLASVQYTLPKTAGGDRADFWRFRGLRSSKRNLRKSREDLSAQPVQTKFPAYERVVLREAGFLRPVTIFGPIADVAREKLAREEPDIYQIAKSEPRDAGTDQRSSGIIRLHTIKQIIDQDKHALLDVTPNAVDRLNYAQWYPIVVFLNPDSKQGVKTMRMRLCPESRKSARKLYERSHKLRKNNHHLFTTTINLNSMNDGWYGALKEAIQQQQNQLVWVSEGKADGATSDDLDLHDDRLSYLSAPGSEYSMYSTDSRHTSDYEDTDTEGGAYTDQELDETLNDEVGTPPESAITRSSEPVREDSSGMHHENQTFPPFSPQAQPQPVHRLDSPGLKTASQQVYRKDPYPEDIIRQNHVVKQPAGGHPALRPDRDPKPSYEPHAPYAEKPASRDLEQPAYRYDSSGYADPFSRHMDHRLRYEERIPAYEEHWSYYEQPYQPRPSDSQHPRDLDSRQHPEEPSERGYFPRFEEPAPLPYDSRPRYDQPPRTSTLRHEEPPAPGYEVHGRYRPEAPPPAGPQAPESKQCYEQYPRSYEQVPAQGFTSKAGRYEPLHGAALVPPLVPASQHKPDVPPPSAKPLPAPPAPAEEEDPAMKPQSVLTRVKMFENKRSASLENRKDENHAGFKPPEAASKPPGAPIAGPKATLQSQFSEHDKTLYRVPEPQKPQPKPPEDIVRSNHYDPEEDEEYYRKQLSYFDRRSFENKPSAHIPAGHLPEPAKPAHSQHPPSLSSYSSKGKSIDADAFGDKRYDSVQPTPPPPPLPSQYSQPPQPSSNSSLHAHAKGAHGEGNSVSLDFQNSLVSKPEPPPSQNKPGTFRTMSREDPAPSTFYPQKSFPDKAPVNGTEQPQKTVAPAYNRFTPKPYTSSARPFERKFESPKFSHNLLPSETAHKPDVSSKVPTSPKTLVKAQPPEFDSGVEAFSTHTEKARYHVNNLSTGPRAVPGSPSAVEEDNDEDGHTVVATARGVFSSNGGVLSSIETGVSIIIPQGAIPEGVEQEIYFKVCRDNSILPPLDKEKGETLLSPLVMCGPHGLKFLKPVELRLPHCDPKTWQNKCLPGDPNYLVGANCVSVLIDHF, from the exons CCCGGAGCCCGTGTCCGAGAATGAGGAGGACAGTTACGACGAGGATGTGCACGATCACAGAGGTGGCCGCGGGGGCACGGTCAGCAGGCGGAGTGAGAAGAGCTGGGCGAGGGACAGGAGCGCGAGCCGGGAGAGGAGCCTGTCCCCGAGATCTGACAGGCGATCGGTGGCCTCCAGCCAGCCTGCCAGACCCACCAAAGTCACGTTGGTCAAGTCCCGGAAAAATGAAG AATATGGTCTCCGACTGGCCAGCCATATCTTTGTGAAGGAAATTTCACAAGACAGCTTGGCAGCGAGAGATGGCAATATTCAAGAAGGCGATGTTGTCTTGAAG ATAAATGGCACCGTGACGGAAAACATGTCCCTGACGGATGCCAAGACGCTGATAGAGAGGTCTAAGGGCAAGCTGAAGATGGTGGTGCAGAGAGACGAGCGGGCCACGCTGCTGAACGTGCCCGACCTCTCGGACAGCATCCACTCTGCCAACGCCTCGGAGAGGGACG ACATTTCAGAAATTCATTCGCTGGCATCAGATCATTCTGGTCGGTCACATGACAGGGCTCCCCGCCACAGCCGGTCGCGATCTCCTGACCAGCGGTCAGAGCCTTCTGACCATTCCAGACATTCGCCACAGCAGCCCAGCAACGGCAG TCACcggagcagagaggaggagagagcgTCCAAACCCGGGACCGTCTCGCCTCCCGTGAAGCACGCGGACGATCGTGCCCCGAAGGCAGTGGAAGAGGGCCCCGTGGAGAGAAACGAGAAGGCGGCAGCCGCTCTTCCAG AACCGAAGCCTGTGTATGCTCAAGTTGGACAACCAGATGTGGATTTACCTGTCAGCCCGTCCGATGGTGTCCTGCCCAATTCCACGCATGAAGACGGGATCCTTCG GCCCAGCATGAAATTGGTGAAATTCAGAAAAGGAGATAGCGTGGGTTTGCGGCTGGCTGGTGGCAATGATGTCGGAATATTTGTCGCTGGCGTTCTAGAAGATAGTCCTGCAGCCAAAGAAGGCTTGGAAGAGGGCGATCAAATTCTCAGG GTCAACAACGTCGACTTCACCAACATCATCCGCGAGGAAGCCGTGCTCTTCCTGCTGGACCTGCCGCGGGGGGAGGAGGTGACCATCCTGGCGCAGCAGAAGAAGGACG TTTATCGCCGCATCGTAGAATCAGATGTAGGAGATTCTTTCTATATCAGAACCCACTTTGAATACGAGAAGGAATCTCCGTATGGACTTAGTTTCAACAAAGGCGAGGTGTTCCGGGTCGTGGATACCCTGTACAATGGAAAACTGGGCTCCTGGCTCGCTATTCGCATTGGCAAGAATCACAAGGAAGTGGAACGAGGCATCATCCCCAATAAGAACAG GGCTGAGCAGTTAGCCAGCGTGCAGTACACGCTTCCTAAGACGGCGGGCGGGGACCGCGCTGACTTCTGGCGGTTCCGGGGCCTCCGCAGCTCCAAGAGGAATCTCCGCAAGAGCAGGGAGGACTTGTCAGCCCAGCCGGTGCAGACCAAGTTCCCAGCCTACGAGAGAGTGGTCCTCCGGGAAG CCGGGTTCCTGCGGCCGGTCACCATCTTCGGACCAATAGCGGACGTGGCCCGAGAGAAGCTGGCGCGAGAGGAGCCGGACATTTACCAGATTGCAA AAAGCGAACCTCGAGATGCGGGGACGGACCAGCGCAGCTCCGGCATCATCCGCCTGCACACGATCAAGCAGATCATAGACCAG GACAAACATGCTTTATTAGATGTCACACCAAATGCAGTCGATCGCCTGAATTACGCCCAGTGGTACCCAATCGTGGTCTTCCTTAACCCCGATTCTAAGCAAGGCGTGAAAACAATGAGGATGCGGTTATGTCCCGAATCTCGGAAAAGTGCCAGGAAGCTATACGAGCGGTCTCATAAACTGCGTAAAAATAATCACCATCTTTTTACCA ccaCAATTAACTTAAATTCAATGAATGACGGCTGGTATGGTGCGCTGAAGGAAGCCATTCAGCAACAGCAGAACCAGCTGGTTTGGGTCTCAGAGGGAAAG GCGGATGGTGCTACCAGTGATGACCTTGACTTGCATGACGATCGCCTGTCCTACCTGTCAGCCCCAGGTAGTGAATACTCAATGTATAGCACGGACAGTAGACACACTTCTGACTATgaagacacagacacagaagGCGGGGCCTACACTGATCAAGAACTAGATGAGACTCTTAATGATGAGGTGGGGACCCCCCCGGAGTCCGCCATTACCCGGTCCTCTGAGCCCGTAAGAGAGGATTCCTCTGGGATGCATCACGAAAACCAGACATTTCCTCCCTTCTCACCACAAGCGCAGCCACAGCCCGTTCATAGACTAGACTCCCCGGGACTTAAAACAGCCTCTCAACAG GTGTACCGAAAGGACCCCTACCCCGAGGACATCATCCGGCAGAATCACGTGGTGAAGCAGCCGGCCGGGGGGCATCCCGCGCTGAGGCCCGACAGGGACCCCAAGCCGAGCTACGAGCCCCACGCCCCGTACGCGGAGAAGCCAGCCAGCAGGGACCTGGAGCAGCCCGCGTACAGATACGACTCCTCTGGCTACGCAGACCCGTTCTCGCGGCACATGGACCACCGCCTGCGCTATGAGGAGCGCATCCCTGCCTACGAGGAGCACTGGTCCTACTACGAGCAGCCCTACCAGCCCCGGCCCTCTGACAGTCAGCACCCCCGGGACCTGGACTCCAGGCAGCACCCCGAAGAGCCCTCGGAGCGGGGCTACTTCCCGCGGTTCGAGGAGCCAGCCCCTCTGCCCTATGACAGCAGACCCCGCTACGACCAGCCGCCCAGGACCTCCACCCTGCGGCACGAGGAGCCCCCGGCTCCCGGGTATGAGGTGCACGGCAGGTACAGGCCCGAGGCGCCGCCCCCCGCgggcccccaggcccctgagtCCAAGCAGTGTTATGAGCAGTACCCACGGAGCTACGAGCAAGTCCCCGCACAAGGCTTTACCTCGAAGGCAGGCCGCTACGAGCCGCTCCACGGTGCTGCACTGGTCCCTCCTCTCGTACCTGCCTCTCAGCACAAGCCGGACGTGCCGCCGCCCAGCGCCAAGCCCCTGCCCGCACCCCCCGCTCCCGCCGAGGAGGAGGACCCGGCCATGAAGCCGCAGTCCGTGCTCACCCGGGTGAAGATGTTTGAGAACAAGCGGTCTGCGTCCTTGGAGAACAGGAAGGACGAGAACCACGCGGGCTTTAAG CCTCCAGAGGCAGCGTCCAAGCCGCCAGGGGCTCCCATCGCGGGTCCTAAAGCCACTCTTCAGAGTCAGTTCAGTGAACACGACAAGACCCTGTACAG GGTCCCAGAACCGCAAAAGCCTCAGCCGAAGCCCCCAGAAGATATTGTCCGGTCCAACCACTACGACCCCGAGGAAGACGAAGAGTACTACCGGAAGCAGCTCTCCTACTTCGACCGGAGAAGTTTTGAGAACAAGCCCTCCGCACACATTCCCGCAGGCCACCTCCCAGAGCCGGCCAAGCCGGCTCACTCCCAGCATCCGCCCAGCCTTTCTAGTTATTCCTCGAA GGGCAAGTCTATTGACGCTGATGCCTTCGGTGACAAACGCTATGACTCAGTCCAGCccacgccacccccacccccgctgccctCCCAGTactcccagcctccccagcccagctccaACTCCTCGCTCCACGCCCACGCCAAGGGAGCCCACGGGGAAG GTAATTCGGTGTCATTGGATTTTCAGAATTCTTTAGTGTCCAAACCAGAACCACCTCCATCTCAGAACAAGCCAGGCACTTTCAGAACAATGAGCCGAGAGGATCCTGCCCCGTCTACCTTCTACCCCCAGAAAAGTTTCCCAGATAAAGCGCCAGTGAACGGCACTGAACAGCCTCAGAAAACAGTCGCCCCAGCCTACAACCGCTTCACCCCCAAGCCGTACACCAGCTCCGCGCGGCCATTCGAGCGCAAGTTTGAAAGCCCTAAATTCAGCCACAACCTTCTGCCGAGTGAAACGGCGCACAAGCCTGACGTGTCTTCAAAAGTCCCGACTTCTCCCAAGACCCTGGTGAAGGCCCAGCCTCCCGAGTTTGACAGCGGCGTGGAGGCCTTCTCCACCCACACGGAGAAGGCCCGGTACCACGTGAACAACCTCAGCACCGGGCCCAGAGCCGTTCCTGGGAG CCCGTCGGCGGTGGAGGAGGACAATGACGAGGACGGCCACACCGTGGTGGCCACGGCCCGGGGCGTGTTCAGCAGCAACGGCGGGGTGCTGAGCTCCATCGAGACCGGCGTCAGCATCATCATCCCCCAGGGCGCCATCCCGGAGGGCGTGGAGCAGGAGATCTACTTCAAGGTCTGCCGCGACAACAGCATCCTCCCGCCCCTCGACAAGGAGAAAG GTGAGACGCTGCTGAGCCCGCTGGTGATGTGTGGGCCCCACGGCCTCAAGTTCCTGAAGCCCGTGGAGCTGCGCCTGCCACACT GTGATCCTAAAACCTGGCAAAACAAGTGTCTTCCTGGAGATCCGAATTACCTGGTGGGAGCCAACTGCGTCTCTGTCCTGATCGACCACTTCTAA